The proteins below come from a single Balaenoptera ricei isolate mBalRic1 chromosome 17, mBalRic1.hap2, whole genome shotgun sequence genomic window:
- the RRS1 gene encoding ribosome biogenesis regulatory protein homolog yields the protein MEGQSVEELLAKAERDEAEKLQRITVHKELELEFDLGNLLASDRNPPTGLRHAGPTQEAELRALARDNTQLLINQLWQLPTDRVEEALVARLPEPTTRLPREKPVPRPRPLTRWQQFARLKGIRPKKKTNLVWDEGSGQWRRRWGYQRARDDTKEWLIEVPGNADPMEDQFAKRIQAKKERVAKNELNRLRNLARAHKRQLPSAAGLHPTGHQSKEELGRAVQVAKVSTASVGRFQERLPKEKAPRVSGKKRKFQPLFGDFAAEKKSQLEMLRIMNSKKPQLDVTRATNKQMREEDQEEATKRRKMSQKGKRKGGRQGPGGKRKGGPPSQGGTRKGGPPSQGGKRKGGLGGKMNSGRPGLSGKRKGGQHQGGKRRK from the coding sequence ATGGAGGGCCAGAGCGTGGAGGAGCTGCTGGCAAAGGCGGAGCGGGACGAGGCAGAGAAGCTGCAGCGCATCACGGTGCACAAGGAACTGGAGCTGGAGTTCGACCTGGGTAACCTGCTGGCCTCGGACCGGAACCCTCCGACCGGGCTGCGGCACGCGGGACCCACGCAGGAGGCCGAGCTGCGGGCCCTGGCGCGGGACAACACGCAGCTGCTCATCAACCAGCTGTGGCAGCTGCCCACCGATCGTGTGGAGGAGGCGCTGGTGGCGCGGCTGCCGGAGCCCACCACTCGTCTGCCGCGCGAGAAGCCGGTGCCCCGGCCGCGGCCGCTTACACGCTGGCAGCAGTTTGCGCGCCTCAAGGGCATCCGTCCCAAGAAGAAGACCAATCTGGTGTGGGACGAGGGGAGCGGCCAGTGGCGCCGCCGCTGGGGCTACCAGCGCGCCCGCGACGACACCAAGGAATGGTTGATCGAGGTGCCCGGGAATGCCGACCCCATGGAGGACCAGTTCGCCAAGCGCATTCAGGCTAAGAAGGAACGGGTGGCCAAGAACGAGCTGAACCGGCTGCGTAACCTGGCCCGCGCGCACAAGAGGCAGCTGCCCAGCGCGGCCGGCCTGCACCCTACCGGACACCAGAGTAAGGAGGAGCTGGGCCGCGCCGTGCAGGTGGCCAAGGTCTCCACCGCCTCTGTGGGGCGCTTCCAGGAGCGCCTGCCCAAGGAGAAGGCGCCCCGGGTCTCTGGAAAGAAGAGGAAGTTTCAGCCTCTTTTCGGGGACTTTGCAGCCGAGAAAAAGAGCCAGTTGGAGATGCTGCGAATAATGAACAGCAAGAAGCCTCAGTTGGACGTTACGAGGGCCACCAATAAGCAGATGAGGGAGGAGGACCAGGAAGAGGCGACTAAGAGGAGGAAAATGAGTCAGAAGGGCAAGAGAAAGGGGGGCCGACAGGGTCCTGGGGGTAAGAGGAAAGGGGGCCCGCCCAGCCAAGGAGGGACGAGGaaagggggcccacccagccaaggagggaagaggaaagggggcTTGGGAGGCAAGATGAATTCCGGGCGGCCTGGCTTGAGTGGCAAGAGAAAAGGAGGGCAACACcaaggaggaaagaggaggaagtaA